In one Leptospira mtsangambouensis genomic region, the following are encoded:
- a CDS encoding FKBP-type peptidyl-prolyl cis-trans isomerase, giving the protein MKTNIRTFLFFLLVLVLPIQSAEKDFQIIDLVVGKGEEAFSGSYVTVHYVGRLTNGTKFDSSRDRNRPFEFNLGAGEVVKGWDKGVKGMRVGGKRKLIIPPELGYGSKKVGNIPPDSTLIFEVELLKIY; this is encoded by the coding sequence ATGAAGACCAACATCCGCACCTTCTTATTTTTCCTTTTGGTTTTGGTTCTCCCCATCCAATCAGCAGAAAAAGACTTCCAAATCATTGACCTTGTTGTGGGAAAAGGAGAGGAAGCCTTTTCTGGATCCTATGTGACTGTTCATTATGTGGGCAGATTGACCAACGGAACTAAGTTTGATAGTTCTCGTGACAGAAACCGACCTTTCGAATTTAACTTAGGTGCGGGAGAAGTTGTGAAAGGTTGGGACAAAGGAGTGAAAGGGATGCGAGTCGGTGGCAAACGCAAACTCATCATCCCACCTGAACTTGGATATGGAAGTAAAAAAGTAGGAAACATCCCACCTGATTCCACTCTTATCTTTGAAGTGGAACTTTTAAAGATCTATTAA
- a CDS encoding SCO family protein produces MNSLFLTSKIPIPSEQKKIQRNPNVFFPSWILMLILFTTCLVNLKCKPSEQSPNPNLLPYFSGKDFDPVWRDNPELDPNLKRVPNSLELIEHTGKTISPKDWAPSEHLVVFFYATCRGICPLITRNLIQIEPNFSEFPELKIFSISINPKEDTVPVLEKYRKNYQIKNTNWSFFTGKETMIEEFAKGTCGAEMEGFSVERGKYEFVHTENIFLFDKDRFLRGIYRAKGTGDIQRLVEDLRKLRKNY; encoded by the coding sequence ATGAATTCATTGTTTTTGACTTCGAAGATTCCCATACCATCCGAACAAAAAAAAATCCAACGTAACCCTAATGTTTTTTTCCCATCTTGGATCCTAATGTTAATTCTCTTTACCACCTGTTTGGTAAATTTAAAGTGCAAACCATCAGAACAAAGTCCCAATCCAAATCTTCTTCCTTATTTTTCAGGAAAAGATTTTGATCCGGTTTGGAGAGACAATCCAGAATTGGATCCAAACTTAAAACGGGTTCCAAATTCATTGGAACTAATCGAACATACAGGAAAAACAATTTCCCCCAAGGACTGGGCACCAAGCGAACATTTGGTGGTGTTCTTTTATGCCACTTGTCGTGGGATTTGTCCGCTCATCACAAGAAACTTAATCCAAATTGAACCAAATTTTTCTGAATTCCCAGAACTCAAAATTTTTTCCATTTCGATCAATCCCAAAGAAGATACAGTCCCCGTTTTAGAAAAGTATCGAAAGAACTACCAAATTAAAAATACAAATTGGAGTTTTTTTACAGGTAAAGAAACGATGATCGAAGAATTTGCCAAAGGGACTTGCGGTGCAGAAATGGAAGGATTTTCTGTCGAACGAGGCAAGTATGAATTTGTTCATACAGAAAATATCTTTTTATTTGATAAAGATAGATTTCTGCGAGGGATCTACCGCGCAAAAGGGACTGGCGATATACAGAGGTTAGTGGAAGATTTACGAAAACTAAGAAAAAACTATTAA
- a CDS encoding adhesin OmpL37 family surface protein, producing MRTFLFFILSFLCLSAGERTYANGNLQVAFGAEENYLLVRSLDSSVIHLGSPEEKQEYQEIIDEYLRFKSLHIQGKYGDAYLAVRSTQSKLIRLYDKILTKNITLVRSELVLLGGKSRDKEKTQTRAFLRLALRDVSEAEQKLVMARNTRPLLYLLKLREMLFSLKILKHAGKFVVFLNLLHDGKFMDSIEFSDFDSIESELIRGFGKGNNRLIALHYDNSFLPFGEESIYETMMTNYKAPEIKKD from the coding sequence GTGCGAACTTTTCTTTTTTTTATCCTTAGTTTCCTTTGCCTCTCCGCAGGTGAAAGAACCTATGCCAATGGCAACTTACAAGTGGCCTTTGGTGCTGAAGAAAATTATTTACTAGTTCGTTCACTTGACTCCAGCGTCATCCATTTGGGAAGCCCAGAAGAAAAACAAGAATACCAGGAAATCATTGATGAGTATTTGCGATTCAAAAGTCTACACATCCAAGGGAAATATGGAGATGCCTATTTAGCCGTTCGTTCCACACAATCAAAACTCATTAGACTTTATGACAAAATTCTAACTAAAAATATCACGTTGGTTCGTTCTGAACTTGTATTACTTGGTGGTAAGTCTCGAGATAAAGAAAAAACTCAAACAAGGGCATTTTTACGCCTAGCACTTAGGGATGTAAGTGAAGCCGAACAAAAGTTAGTGATGGCAAGGAACACTCGCCCTCTCCTTTATCTTTTGAAACTACGTGAAATGTTATTTTCTTTAAAAATTTTAAAACATGCAGGGAAGTTTGTAGTGTTTCTCAACTTATTACATGATGGTAAGTTTATGGATTCCATCGAGTTTTCTGATTTTGATTCCATCGAATCAGAACTCATTCGCGGTTTTGGGAAAGGAAACAACCGACTGATCGCACTTCATTATGATAATTCTTTTTTACCTTTTGGAGAAGAAAGTATCTACGAAACAATGATGACAAACTACAAAGCTCCGGAAATCAAAAAAGATTAA
- a CDS encoding ABC transporter permease: protein MNFYAIQSIYKFEMARTFRTLLQSIASPVLSTSLYFIVFGSAIGSRIQEIDGIHYGSFIVPGLVMLSLLTESISNASFGIYFPKFNGTIYEILSAPVTMWEVVIGYVGAAATKSLMLGVLMLITASFFVPIRIDHPILMVFFLVLTCVSFSLFGFVIGIWADSFEKLQMIPMLVITPLVFLGGSFYSIQMLPPFWQKLSMFNPVLYLVSGFRYSFFERADVALSVSISMILVFLTLCLTVTWIIFRTGYKIKN from the coding sequence ATGAATTTCTACGCAATCCAATCTATTTATAAATTCGAAATGGCAAGAACCTTTCGTACACTTTTACAAAGTATCGCTTCTCCTGTCCTTTCCACTTCTTTGTATTTTATTGTTTTTGGATCGGCCATTGGATCCAGAATCCAAGAGATTGATGGAATCCATTACGGAAGTTTTATAGTGCCTGGCCTTGTGATGTTGTCACTACTTACTGAAAGTATTTCGAACGCTTCCTTCGGAATATATTTTCCAAAGTTCAATGGGACCATTTATGAAATTCTCTCGGCTCCGGTGACGATGTGGGAAGTTGTGATTGGGTATGTCGGAGCTGCGGCCACTAAATCACTCATGCTTGGTGTGTTAATGCTGATCACTGCGTCCTTTTTTGTGCCCATTCGTATCGATCATCCTATCTTAATGGTGTTTTTTCTTGTGCTAACGTGTGTTAGTTTTAGTTTGTTTGGGTTTGTGATAGGAATTTGGGCGGATAGTTTTGAAAAACTCCAGATGATTCCTATGCTTGTCATCACACCACTTGTATTTCTCGGAGGAAGTTTTTATTCCATCCAAATGTTACCACCTTTTTGGCAAAAATTAAGTATGTTTAACCCGGTTTTGTATTTGGTGAGTGGGTTTCGGTATAGTTTTTTTGAAAGGGCAGATGTAGCACTTTCTGTTAGTATTTCGATGATTCTTGTGTTTTTGACTCTTTGTTTGACTGTGACTTGGATTATCTTTAGAACCGGTTACAAAATCAAAAACTAG
- a CDS encoding DUF1577 domain-containing protein, which produces MDQITGKEQKHHVILHYLMNQEMNSNWNGQTQTMTVTQELPGGEEIVVDWSEVWPLTQGSTFILSKLLARYLELHCTFIKQLSPHKIQIHVDKVLIAKKERLNPRFTITEEGLVNVTNIVSSKTIIEANMFNIPTLVRVNFEDYRKRMVARSGEQGTMDIFKSGLERKFDVVKSSHKILFIKDATNSESYRSDAEGFINYEDEIDEQVEKLAMVARDKKIKSELIVPILYKNELEEIIPIGYYWLQTKEKFITDDDLAFYQTQIAEMIERIKDANLMTTVEKFPVLDLSATGLKLRIANSSLVETLPKQKGILLELVFKLQTPFRFFGKIAWAKKEDSGDLLVGVEFSGKRTYAEKVRFEENIEIIKNNGKSAA; this is translated from the coding sequence ATGGATCAAATCACAGGGAAAGAGCAAAAACACCATGTAATCTTACACTATCTCATGAATCAGGAAATGAACTCAAATTGGAATGGGCAAACCCAAACCATGACCGTCACACAGGAATTACCTGGTGGAGAAGAGATTGTTGTTGATTGGTCTGAAGTTTGGCCGCTCACCCAAGGTTCAACCTTTATCCTTTCTAAACTTTTAGCACGATATTTAGAACTTCATTGCACTTTTATAAAACAACTTTCACCTCATAAAATTCAAATCCATGTAGATAAAGTCCTCATTGCAAAAAAGGAAAGATTAAATCCACGTTTTACGATTACTGAAGAAGGACTTGTGAACGTAACGAACATCGTCAGCTCCAAAACCATTATTGAAGCAAATATGTTTAATATTCCAACCCTCGTTCGAGTGAACTTTGAAGATTATCGCAAACGGATGGTAGCCAGGTCCGGTGAACAAGGAACTATGGATATTTTTAAATCAGGCTTAGAAAGAAAGTTTGATGTTGTTAAATCAAGTCATAAAATTCTTTTTATCAAAGATGCAACGAACTCAGAAAGTTACCGTTCGGATGCAGAAGGTTTTATCAACTACGAAGATGAAATTGATGAACAAGTTGAAAAACTTGCAATGGTTGCTCGCGATAAAAAAATAAAATCAGAACTCATTGTCCCAATTCTCTATAAAAACGAATTAGAAGAAATCATTCCTATTGGATATTACTGGTTACAAACAAAGGAAAAATTCATTACTGATGATGATTTGGCTTTTTACCAAACACAAATTGCTGAAATGATCGAAAGGATCAAAGATGCCAATCTAATGACCACAGTTGAAAAATTTCCTGTTTTGGATTTATCTGCCACTGGATTAAAACTTAGAATTGCAAATAGTAGTTTGGTGGAAACACTTCCCAAACAAAAAGGAATTTTGTTAGAACTAGTTTTTAAACTTCAAACTCCATTTCGTTTTTTTGGCAAAATCGCATGGGCTAAAAAAGAAGATTCCGGAGACTTACTTGTGGGTGTGGAATTTTCAGGAAAACGAACTTATGCTGAAAAAGTTCGTTTCGAAGAAAATATCGAAATCATTAAAAATAATGGAAAATCCGCAGCCTAA
- a CDS encoding ABC transporter ATP-binding protein, which yields MKSILTLKQVSKSYDNGFQALKDVNWEVKEGEIHALLGPNGAGKTTLINLICGIVSPSGGEVTVSGFNIIGDFKKTRSLIGLVPQELSVHAFETVWASVSFTRGLYGKPANPKYIEEVLKSLSLWDKKDQRIMTLSGGMKRRVLIAKALSHEPKILFLDEPSAGVDVELRKDMWKIVESLRKNGVTIILTTHYIEEAESIADRISVIRKGEIFLTENKDRLMKQLGTKQLRIELKKSLKQIPKSLSKYELELVDNHSALVFTYDRSDDSSLITKLLDDLKKLKIQFSDLSTKQSSLEEIFVQLLQEAV from the coding sequence TTGAAATCAATCCTCACTCTAAAACAAGTTTCCAAGTCTTATGACAATGGATTCCAAGCACTAAAGGATGTAAATTGGGAAGTAAAAGAGGGCGAAATCCACGCTCTTCTTGGTCCCAATGGAGCAGGAAAAACCACTCTAATCAATTTGATTTGTGGAATTGTTTCACCAAGCGGTGGTGAGGTGACTGTGTCCGGATTTAACATCATTGGAGACTTTAAAAAAACAAGATCTCTCATTGGACTTGTTCCCCAGGAACTTAGTGTCCATGCCTTTGAGACGGTTTGGGCCAGTGTGTCTTTTACGAGAGGGCTCTATGGAAAACCAGCCAACCCAAAGTACATTGAAGAAGTTTTAAAATCACTTTCCCTTTGGGACAAAAAAGACCAAAGGATTATGACATTGTCCGGTGGAATGAAACGTCGAGTTTTAATCGCCAAAGCACTATCACACGAACCAAAAATTCTTTTTTTGGATGAACCGAGTGCAGGTGTGGATGTTGAATTACGAAAGGATATGTGGAAGATTGTAGAATCTCTTAGGAAAAATGGAGTGACCATCATCCTAACCACTCACTACATCGAAGAAGCGGAATCCATCGCCGACCGAATTTCTGTGATCCGAAAAGGTGAGATTTTTCTGACCGAAAATAAAGATAGGCTTATGAAACAACTCGGTACCAAACAACTCCGGATTGAACTTAAAAAAAGCCTAAAACAAATTCCAAAGTCTCTTTCAAAGTATGAATTGGAACTTGTTGATAACCACTCGGCTCTTGTATTTACATATGATCGCTCTGATGATAGTAGTCTCATTACTAAACTTTTGGATGATTTGAAAAAACTAAAAATCCAATTTAGTGATTTGAGTACAAAACAAAGTTCACTAGAAGAAATTTTTGTTCAATTATTACAGGAGGCTGTATGA
- a CDS encoding YHYH protein, whose protein sequence is MPVLNFRTFSLLLLIGFSLSLCKPKSDSDEETLLLLAAAATKICANAAYTGTTVVNSTATLNASTDCITGMTSSMSADLPAWIRNNFKCSVGSVSGSNYVFRSQNIPNNKSFYFGTTSPMYEALAGGQKSAGNNQIASQCLVYTIPSSPAAKSGALVGTQSGYASVGITVNGLAIFNNAAAPGDTLATEAQTFDKFNGHPQSSGVYHHHSQPLNVTNNNANLIGVLIDGFPVYGLHCDNNTVTTADDNVPGTVGSALDANHGHTAATLLFPGGIYHYHFASDAIAGINTLIGSNFYGTPGTVSN, encoded by the coding sequence ATGCCAGTTCTGAACTTTCGAACTTTTTCCCTCCTCCTGCTCATCGGTTTTTCTTTGTCGTTATGCAAACCTAAATCAGATTCCGACGAAGAAACCTTATTGTTGTTAGCAGCTGCTGCGACAAAAATTTGTGCCAACGCAGCATATACCGGAACCACAGTAGTCAACTCAACCGCAACTCTCAATGCGAGTACAGATTGTATCACTGGAATGACTTCTTCTATGTCAGCTGATTTACCTGCTTGGATTCGAAATAACTTTAAATGTTCAGTCGGTTCTGTTTCTGGTTCTAATTATGTATTCCGATCACAAAACATTCCCAATAACAAAAGTTTTTATTTTGGAACAACTTCTCCGATGTATGAAGCATTGGCTGGTGGACAAAAATCAGCAGGGAACAACCAAATTGCATCTCAGTGTTTGGTATACACTATCCCAAGCTCTCCTGCTGCAAAGTCTGGAGCGCTCGTGGGAACCCAAAGTGGTTATGCCTCTGTAGGGATTACTGTGAATGGCCTTGCCATCTTCAACAATGCAGCTGCACCGGGAGACACACTCGCAACTGAAGCGCAAACCTTTGATAAGTTCAATGGACACCCACAAAGTTCAGGTGTTTACCACCACCACTCCCAACCGCTCAACGTAACAAATAACAATGCAAACTTAATTGGGGTACTCATCGATGGATTTCCTGTTTATGGTTTGCATTGTGATAATAACACTGTCACCACTGCAGATGATAATGTTCCAGGAACAGTCGGTTCGGCATTAGATGCAAATCACGGTCATACTGCTGCAACACTGCTATTCCCAGGCGGAATCTACCATTACCACTTTGCTAGTGATGCCATTGCCGGAATAAACACTCTCATAGGTTCTAATTTTTATGGAACTCCGGGGACAGTTTCCAATTAA
- a CDS encoding toxin-antitoxin system YwqK family antitoxin, whose amino-acid sequence MNAEDKELSEDSNHFLLYQGKPLTGILVQKSPILLEIYETEFYKGVPHGRYTAKKENGTLMEERNVRYGQKHGKQISYFENGNLRQKSEFDNGKPIGEFIDYFDNGQMATYQTFYDSGKPKVTKKWNKRGQIYLNHVFLETGESFGRPGSKLCDPIPEEEKNLP is encoded by the coding sequence GTGAATGCGGAGGACAAGGAACTTTCGGAAGATTCCAACCATTTCCTACTTTACCAAGGAAAACCCCTAACGGGAATCCTCGTTCAAAAAAGTCCGATTCTATTAGAAATCTATGAAACTGAATTTTACAAAGGTGTTCCTCACGGCCGTTATACGGCAAAAAAAGAGAATGGAACTCTAATGGAAGAAAGAAATGTTCGGTATGGACAAAAACACGGAAAACAAATCAGTTATTTTGAAAATGGGAACTTACGTCAAAAATCCGAATTTGATAATGGTAAACCCATAGGTGAGTTTATTGACTATTTTGACAATGGGCAAATGGCCACCTATCAAACATTCTACGATTCCGGAAAACCCAAAGTTACTAAAAAATGGAACAAACGTGGACAAATTTATTTGAACCATGTGTTTTTGGAAACAGGGGAAAGTTTTGGAAGGCCTGGAAGCAAACTTTGTGATCCCATTCCCGAGGAGGAAAAAAATCTTCCATGA
- the purT gene encoding formate-dependent phosphoribosylglycinamide formyltransferase: MIGTPFTPNATKLLLLGSGELGKEVAIEANRLGVHVIAVDRYPNAPAMLVAQESRVINMLDPKELEATIRELKPDFVVPEIEAIHTETLVRLEAEGFRIIPSAKAVNLTMNREGIRNFASQELGLKTSKYLFADTEEGFTKAVQEIGFPCVVKPIMSSSGKGQSLVRNESEIQKAWNYGQTGGRTGKGKMIIEEFIPFDFEITLLTIRHIGGTTFLPPIGHRQVNGDYVESWMPQPMSELALNAAEKIAEAVTTGLGGMGIFGVELFVKGDEVYFSEVSPRPHDTGLVTLISQNFSEFSLHARALLGLPIPELIFQTPAASSALLLEGKTTSPVYTGIEETLKLKGVDIRIFGKPEIDGKRRMGVSLALGKTIEEAKEKANRGRDYIQLK; the protein is encoded by the coding sequence ATGATCGGAACTCCTTTTACTCCCAACGCTACTAAACTTTTACTTCTTGGATCCGGAGAACTTGGCAAAGAGGTTGCCATTGAGGCAAACCGTCTAGGTGTTCATGTCATCGCAGTTGATCGTTATCCGAATGCACCCGCTATGCTTGTGGCACAAGAATCTCGTGTCATCAATATGCTTGATCCTAAAGAGTTGGAAGCCACCATACGCGAGTTAAAACCAGATTTTGTAGTTCCCGAAATTGAAGCCATACATACAGAAACTTTGGTACGATTGGAAGCCGAAGGTTTTCGTATCATCCCAAGTGCCAAAGCTGTGAATCTTACCATGAACCGAGAAGGGATTCGTAATTTTGCTTCTCAAGAACTTGGTTTAAAAACCTCTAAATATCTTTTTGCCGATACGGAAGAAGGTTTTACGAAAGCGGTGCAAGAGATAGGTTTTCCATGTGTGGTCAAACCAATTATGAGTTCTTCTGGGAAAGGACAGAGTTTGGTACGAAACGAATCAGAGATACAAAAGGCTTGGAACTATGGGCAAACGGGAGGTAGGACAGGAAAAGGTAAGATGATCATTGAAGAATTTATCCCATTTGATTTTGAAATCACTCTCCTCACCATTCGGCATATCGGAGGAACTACTTTTTTGCCTCCCATTGGACATAGACAGGTGAACGGGGATTATGTGGAATCTTGGATGCCTCAACCCATGTCGGAACTTGCTTTAAATGCCGCTGAAAAAATTGCAGAAGCAGTTACCACTGGACTTGGTGGGATGGGAATATTTGGAGTCGAACTTTTTGTCAAAGGGGACGAAGTGTACTTTAGTGAAGTATCTCCAAGACCACATGACACAGGGCTTGTGACTCTTATCTCGCAAAATTTTTCTGAATTTTCACTTCATGCAAGAGCATTACTTGGTCTTCCCATTCCGGAGCTCATCTTTCAAACTCCAGCCGCCAGTTCCGCCCTTCTTTTAGAAGGGAAAACGACTTCGCCCGTTTATACAGGCATTGAGGAAACTTTAAAACTAAAGGGAGTAGACATCCGAATTTTCGGGAAACCAGAAATTGATGGGAAACGACGAATGGGTGTTAGTTTAGCATTGGGAAAAACAATCGAAGAAGCCAAAGAAAAAGCAAACCGTGGCCGAGACTACATTCAATTAAAATAG
- a CDS encoding ABC-F family ATP-binding cassette domain-containing protein: protein MIKISGLNKQFNGNVLFDDLQFSVNRGERVGLVGRNGHGKSTLVQIILGKSEPDSGNITIPKGYRIGHLEQHLVFTKPTVLEECALGLPEGDEYETWKVERILFGLGFSEKDMERSPDEFSGGYQIRMNLAKLLVSAPDMLILDEPNNYLDIVTIRWLEEFLREWEGEIILITHDRSFMDSVVTHTVAIHRTKAIKVQGDTEKLYTQINQAEEIYEKTRQNEAKKRKQEEIFIAKFKAKASFASRTQSRVKKLEKQGEMKALDTIEDMELYFNSAPFSANQMLSVEEVSFSYNNNAPFLFENFSISVGPEDRICIIGKNGKGKSTLLKLIAGELTPVSGAVKKHPILKEGYFGQTNKLNMNESNTVVQEIMSADSNCSEGKARNIAGGLMFSEDLALKKIKVLSGGEKSRVLLGKILVTPCHLLYLDEPTNHLDMQSCDSLIEAIDNFDGSVIMVTHNEMHLRAVATKLIVFDDDRVFVYDGGYDDFLNDIGWKDETV, encoded by the coding sequence ATGATCAAAATCTCTGGTTTAAACAAACAATTCAATGGTAACGTCTTATTTGATGACTTACAATTTAGCGTCAATCGTGGCGAACGTGTCGGCCTTGTCGGTCGTAATGGGCATGGTAAATCCACGCTTGTCCAAATCATTTTAGGAAAGTCTGAGCCAGACTCAGGGAACATCACCATTCCGAAAGGATACCGCATTGGGCATCTAGAGCAGCATTTGGTTTTTACCAAACCCACTGTTTTGGAAGAATGTGCCCTTGGCCTTCCAGAAGGGGATGAATACGAAACCTGGAAAGTAGAACGTATTTTATTTGGTCTTGGATTTTCGGAAAAAGACATGGAGAGAAGTCCAGATGAATTTTCTGGTGGATACCAAATCCGAATGAACCTCGCAAAACTTCTGGTTTCAGCTCCCGATATGCTCATCTTAGATGAACCAAACAACTATTTAGATATTGTCACTATACGTTGGTTAGAGGAATTTCTCCGTGAATGGGAAGGAGAAATCATTCTCATCACACATGATAGAAGTTTTATGGATAGCGTTGTGACTCACACTGTAGCCATTCACAGAACCAAAGCCATTAAGGTCCAAGGGGATACAGAAAAGTTATACACACAGATCAACCAAGCAGAGGAGATCTATGAGAAAACCAGACAAAACGAAGCGAAAAAACGCAAACAAGAAGAGATCTTTATCGCAAAGTTTAAAGCAAAAGCAAGTTTTGCAAGTCGTACCCAATCTCGTGTGAAAAAGTTAGAAAAACAAGGTGAAATGAAAGCACTCGACACCATTGAAGATATGGAACTTTATTTTAATAGCGCTCCATTTTCCGCAAATCAGATGTTAAGTGTTGAAGAAGTTTCTTTTTCTTATAACAATAATGCTCCTTTTTTATTTGAAAACTTTTCCATTAGTGTTGGGCCAGAAGATCGAATTTGTATCATAGGGAAAAACGGAAAAGGAAAGTCTACCTTGCTGAAGTTAATTGCCGGAGAGCTTACACCCGTTTCCGGTGCCGTCAAAAAACATCCAATTTTGAAAGAAGGGTATTTTGGACAAACCAACAAATTGAACATGAACGAAAGTAACACCGTTGTCCAAGAGATCATGAGTGCGGATTCCAATTGTTCCGAAGGAAAGGCAAGAAACATTGCCGGTGGGCTTATGTTTTCGGAAGACCTTGCTTTAAAAAAGATTAAGGTTCTCTCTGGGGGAGAAAAAAGCCGGGTACTTCTTGGAAAAATTTTGGTCACTCCTTGTCATCTATTGTATTTGGATGAACCAACCAATCACTTGGACATGCAATCTTGTGACTCACTCATTGAGGCCATTGATAACTTTGATGGTTCCGTGATCATGGTAACACACAACGAAATGCACTTGCGCGCTGTAGCTACAAAACTAATTGTATTCGATGATGACCGAGTTTTTGTCTATGACGGGGGTTATGATGACTTCCTGAATGACATTGGCTGGAAGGACGAAACTGTTTGA